GCAGCGTTCGCCGCTCGTGCTTTCTTCCCCGATTATCCTATACGACTTTCCGGCGGTCGCGCCGCAGAGCCAGGGAGACACCTTCGACGCAACCGAGATCGACGAACTGATGATGCTCAGCGTCCGCAGCCTTTCGGATGACGAACGCGAGGAGGCGCGCGCTACCGATCCCCGGGCTCGGGCGATCGTCGAACGCGCAGAACGCTTCGGCCCCGAAGAGCTTACCGATCTGCACGGCGTCTTGGACGTGCCTTCGATGGACTGCGTCTTCGTGCAGGGCGAGAAGATCGCCAAAGGCTCGATCGTGCGGCTTCATCCCAAGCGGCGCGCCGACGTCTGGGACGAGTTCCTCGAGGGTAAAACGGCGACGGTGCGCGCGATCCATCAGGACGTCGAAAATCAAATGTACGTCGCCGTCACCGTCGACGACGATCCCGCTAGCGACCTGCACGATTGGTACGGGCGTTCGCTCTTCTTTTATCCTGACGAGGTCGAGCCGGTCTCGATGGTCTCCGAGCGTTCGTCGTGAAGATACTCGTCGCGGGAATCGGCAACATCTTCTTCGGTGACGACGGCTTCGGCCCGGAAGTTGCTCGAGTGCTCTCCGCCGATCGATTTCCCGGGGTACGGATCGAAGACTATGGGATTCGCGGCCTTCACTTGGCATTCGAGCTGGCCTCGGGTTACGATCGGGCTTTTTTGATCGACGCAGTTCCTCGCGGCGGTCTCCCAGGGACGCTCTACGTGATCGAACCGACCTCGCCCGCTCCCGGGGCGCCTCCGGATGCGCACCGCATGGATCTCGGGAACGTCTTTGCATTTCTGCGCGTGATCGGCGCGGAGGCACCCCCGATCACCCTCGTCGGCTGCGAGCCCTCGGAGATCGACGAAGGGATCGGGCTGTCGCAGCCGGTTCGCGATACGCTCGCGCCCGCTGCGCAGCTCGTACGGCGCTTGCTCAGCGACGCGCTAGCCGCAGGGCCACGCGGCGAGAAAGAGAGTAGGGTATGGTCAGAGGCATAATCGTCGGCGCGCTCGCATTTGCAGCGGCATTTGCCGTGGAACGCGTTCTCGCCGGGATGAAAGAAGATCTCGCGCGGTACGACGCAATACGCAAGATGTCGGGCGAAGAACCGCTCGCCAAGGAACTTCTCGCAACGATCGGTTCGCTCGTTACCGGATCCGTGCAGAAGAGCGCCGTCACGTCGTTCGTAACCTCGCTGAGCAACGATGCCGTCCGTTACGCGAAGATGAAGGGCATGTAGCGGATGCAGGCGGAGGCGGAAGCCGCGGTGCGCTACGACGTTTCGCCAGCCGATTCGTCGCTGGTCGTGCTGGCTCGCTCGACCCTCCACCAGGTCCGCGCGAGCACGTCGGCGCTCGGCGGCTTCGTGGTGGCGAACTGGAGCCCAGACGATACCCTGGCGACCTCGCCGCCGCCGAGCATGCACGTGGAGTTTCCGCTCGATTCCGTGCTCTCCGGGAACGCGATGCAGGACCGCGAGATGCTCAAGACAGCCGATGCCCGGCGCTTTCCGAAGGTCGCGGCCGATCTCCGCAGCATCGAGTTGGTAGCCCTGCCGGCCCGTTACAGAGCGACCGGAGACATCACGCTGGCGGGCCGCTCTCGCAGCTACGGCGGGGAGTTCACGATCGCCCGGGCCGGGGAAAGCGTCACCGTCGAAGGCGAGATCAACCTCGACATCCGCGATTTCGGCCTCAAACCGCCCAGCTTGCTGATCCTCAAGGTCGATCCCGTCCTGAGGCTTCGGCTTCGGCTCGTGGCGAGGAGGGCCCAGTGATCGTCATAGAAGATCGGCGTAAAGGTCTACCTCAGATGGAAACTATGCCGGAAGAGCTAAGCTGCGAACGCTTCGAGGTTTCGAGCGCGGACTCGTCATTGACGTTTTTTGCGACGTCGACGCTTTTTCCAGTGTACGGAAAAGCGACGGAGATCGGCGGATTCGTCGAAGCCGCTTGGAATGAAAACGGGACGCTCTCGACTCATCCGGTGCCTAGAATGCACGTGGAACTCAAGGTCGAGGGTCTAAAAACCGGCAACGAACTGCAGGATCGGGAGATGTGGAAGCTGATCGACAGCAAGCGCTTCCCGAAGATCGTTGCGGAATTGCGCGAGTTGAGCAGCGGCGCGCTGCCGGGACGCTACAACGCCGCCGGGCAGATCACGCTGGCCGGTCTCGCGCGCCGGTACGAAGGCGAGCTCTTACCTGCGCACGACGCCGATGACCTCCGAATCGGCGGCGAGATCAACGTCGACGTCCGCGACTTCGGGCTGAAGTCGATGAATCTGCTCGTGCTCAGCGTGGAGCCGTTGGTTCGCGTCCGGCTGCGCCTGGTTGCGAAGCGCGTCTGGTAGGAATAAACGATTGTGTGTTTAGCGATACCTGGGCAAATCGTCGAGTTTTCCACCGAGCAGGCGGGCCTTGCGAAGGTCGACGTCGCGGGCGTCAAGCGCAACGTCAACGTCAGCCTCCTGCAGGACGAAGGCGTGGCCTGCGGCGACTGGGTCCTGATTCACGTCGGGTTCGCGATGAGTAAGATCGAGGAATCACAGGCGAAGGACCAACTGCGCATGCTCTCGGCCCTGGGCGAAGACGAAATGGCGATGGACGAGATCCGAGGATACAGCTTTGCCGAACGCGAGTGAAGGCGGCACGAGCGGATGAAGTACGTCGACGAGTTTCGCGATCCGCAGCTGATTGCAAACGTGTCGCGCGAGATCGCGCGTCTGGCCGGCGCGGGCCGGCACTATCGGATCATGGAGGTCTGCGGCGGCCACACGCACGCGATCTACCGGCACGGTCTCAAGAACCTTCTGCCGCCCAACGTCGAGCTGATCCACGGGCCCGGATGTCCCGTCTGCGTCTTACCGATGGGGCGTGTCGACGACGGACTCTCCATCGCGCAGCAGCGCGACGTCATCATGACGGCGTTCGGCGACATGATGCGCGTGCCGGGCACGCGCGGGACGCCCCTCGAACACAAGGCTCGCGGCGTCGATATTCGCATGGTCTATTCACCGCTGGACGCGCTGCGAATCGCGCAGTCGACGCCCGAGAAGCACGTCGTCTTCTTTGCAATCGGATTCGAGACGACGGCGCCCTCGACGGCCTTGACGCTCGCGCGCGCACGCGCGCTCGGCATTAAGAACTTTTCGGTCTTCTGCAATCACGTCACGATCGTTCCGGCGATACGCGCGATTTTGGACTCGCCCGACATGCGGCTTGACGCGTTCGTCGGTCCGGGCCACGTTTCGACGGTCACCGGCTGCCGCCCGTACGAGTTCATCGCGCGCGACTACGGCAAACCGGTCGTCATCTCGGGCTTCGAGCCGCTCGATATCCTCGAGTCGATCCTGATGATCTTGCGGCAGCTTCGCAGCGGGGAGGCACGCGTCGAGAACCAATATCGCCGCATCGTTCCCTGGGAGGGAAATCTGCCGGCCTTACAAGCGATCGGCGAAGCATTCGAGCTTCGGCCATACTTCGAATGGCGCGGACTCGGCTTCATCTCGCAATCGGCGCTCAAAGTTTCGAGCGCGTTCGCTGCGTGGGACGCGGAGGTGCAGTTCGAGGTCCCCGGCATTCGCGTGACCGATCCGAAAGCGGCGCAGTGCGGCGAGGTTCTCAAAGGCGTTCTGAAGCCGCCGCAATGCAAGCTCTTCGGTAAAGAGTGCAATCCGGAGCATCCAGTCGGAGCGCTGATGGTTTCGAGCGAAGGCGCTTGCGCCGCCTACTATCGCTACGTGCACCTGAGCGAATCGGTGCCGGCCTAGCGCGATGGAGACCGTCGAGCGCGACGTACCGCGCGTACGGTTCAACGACGCCCAGATCGAGATGGCGCACGGCGCCGGCGGAAAAGCCTCGCGGCGGCTCGTCGAAGGGCTCTTCGTCCCGCTGCTCGCGAACCCGATTTTAGCGACGCTCTCCGATTCTGCGCTCTCCGATTTCAAGGGATCGAAGCTAGCGACGACGGCCGACGGTTATGTCGTCAAGCCGCTGCGCTTTCCCGGCGGTTCGATCGGTGAACTTGCGGTCAACGGAACGGTCAACGATTTAGCCGTGGCCGGCGCCGTGCGTCCGCTCGGGCTCATGGCTTCGTTTATTTTGGAGGCCGGATTGCCGGGAGAGGCGCTGCGCGCGGAGGTCGAGGCCATGGCTGACGCCGCGGCGCGCGCAGGCGTGAGCATCGTGGGCGGAGATACGAAGGTGGTCGAACATGGCTTTGCCGACGGGATGTATATCGCGACGTTCGGGTTCGGCGAAGTCGACGCGCGGGCAAACCTGGGGCCCAAGCGTATCCGCGAAGGTGACCGCGTCCTACTTTCCGGCCCGATCGGCGACCATGGCATCACGATTCTGCTCGCGCGCGGCGAGCTCGACCTCGAAGCCGATCTCGCCTCCGACACTCGGTCCGTCGCCCCGTTCGTCGAGGCGCTGCTCGATGCCATTGCGGAAGATCTGCATTGGATGCGCGATCCGACCCGCGGCGGCGTCGCCACCGCGCTCAACGAACTCGTCGCCGCGACGGAACTGGGCATCACGCTCTTCGAAGAGGCAATTCCGCTGCGAGACGAGGTTCGCGGCGCATGTGAGATTCTTGGGCTCGATCCGCTTCACATTGCCAACGAAGGCCAGATCCTCGCGGTCGTCTCCGCCGATTCTGTGGATGGCGCGCTCGGCGCGATGCGGTCGGTAGCCGGCGGCGAGCACGCCGTGTGTATCGGCGAGGTTCGCGCGAAGCCGGCGCGCGCCGTCCTGGCCGTAACGGCCTATGGCGGCAGCCGCCTCATCGACATGCTCGTCGGCGATCCGCTGCCGCGGATATGCTGACCAGCCGGCAGCCGGCGTTGGCGCTCGAGCGGTTTATCGCCGATCGCTTTGCGCAGCGCAGCGCAGTGGGCGACGCTTTCTTTCCAGCGCAGGCCCATCCGCTCGCACAAGCCTGCCGAGGCATGTTCGAACGCTTCGAACGCGGCGGCCGGCTATTGGCCTTCGGGCGCGGCGCGTACGCCACCGATGCACAGCACGTCTCGGTCGAGTTCGTCCATCCGGTGATCGTCGGGAAACGCGCGCTCCCTGCCGCGGATCTCAGCTTGGCCTTTGCGCCGTGGGTCGAGGCGGTTCTGCAGCCGGAGGACATCGTGATGGGATTCGGACCGCCGGGCGGCGATCCGGAGGTACGCGATGTTCTCGCGCGGGCGCGCGACCGCGGCGCGATGACCTTCGCGCTTCCGGGGGAGAACGCGGACTACGGCGTCGCGGCACCGAGCGCCGATCCTCATATCCACCAAGAGATGATCGAGATACTCTGTCACACGCTCTACGAGACGGTACACGTGTTCTTCGAGCACAATGAGATGGGCCACGACGTCGGCGCGGCGGGATTTCTCTACCCATTCTTGGGCGAATCTTCGGGTTCGCGAGATGCGCTCGTCGGCGAAGTGGCGGGCTCGATTTTGATGAAGGCGCGCGACGCGCGAAGCCTGCGCGAAGCGGTGCTGGCGACGCAGGCGGGCGCGATCGCCGCCGCGACGATAGCCGTCGCTGCGGAGCTGCGGGCCGGCGGCAAGCTGATCCTCTTCGGAAACGGCGGCTCCGCCACCGACGCGACGGACTGGGCACTCGACTGCGTGCTGCCTGAGGGCAATTCCCCGCCGATTGCGGCAATCTCGCTCTCGCTCGAACCGGCGATCCTGACGGCGGTTGCCAACGACGTCGGCGTCGAGGTCGTGTTTTTGCGTCAGCTCGTGGCTCAGGCTCGCCCCCACGACGTGGCGGTTGCGCTCTCGACGAGCGGCGGCTCGAAAAACATCGTGGCCGCCTTGGAGGAGGCGCGCAAACGCGGCATGCTGACGATCGCTCTGCTCGGATACGACGGCGGCGAGGTCGTTCGCCGAGGCCTCGCCGATATTCCGATCGTCGTGCACTCGGATTATATTCCGCGCATCCAAGAAGTGCAGGGAACGATCTATCACGTCATCCGCGAGGCCTTGGACTTGCTGGAGAGACATGCCGCTTGAGCTGTACGGCACGCGCGCGTGTCCGTACACGGCGGAGATGCGCTCCGAACTCGAGTGGGAAGGCAGGCCATTCGTCGAGTACGACGTTGAAGCGGATGCGGCGGCGCGCGAGCGGCTCTTCTCGCTCGTCGAGGGCGCGGTCCGCGTTCCCGTACTCGTCGATGAAGGACGGATCGTGCAGGTCGGCTGGAAAGGCCAAGGCTGCTACGTAACCGTTCAACGCTCGTGAAAACATCGCCGGCGATAGCGCAAGAAGCACGCCGCCTGCACATCTCCGGTATCGTTCAAGGCGTCGGCTTCCGGCCATTCGTCTATCGGCTCGCCCACGCTCACGCGTTGCATGGCTGGGTGCTCAACGGCGCGCGCGGCGTCGAAGTGCACGTCGAAGGGCCGGCCGAGACGCTCGCGCGTTTCGTTGCGGCAATCGCCGTCCAGGCGCCCGTGGCGGCTCGCATCGCGGGAATCGAAGAAGAGCCGGCGGCGGTTGTCGGATTCCCTGACTTCGTTATTCGGGAAAGCAGCAAAGGGACCCGGCCGACGGTTCGCGTCTCGCCGGACTTGCCGGTCTGCTCCGATTGCCTTCGAGAGATGTTCGATCCAGGCGATCGTCGCTTTGCCTACCCTTATATCAACTGCACGAACTGCGGCCCGCGCTACAGCATCATACTTGCGCTGCCCTACGACCGTCCGCTCACCACGATGCGAAGCTGGCCGATGTGTGATTTTTGCGCGGCCGAATATCACGATCCGGGCAATCGCCGCTTCCACGCTCAGCCGGTTGCGTGTCCACAGTGCGGCCCCGCCTACTTCTTGCAGAGTCAAGGCCACAGCGTTTCGCGCAGCGATGCGATCTCTAGAGCGGCCGAACTCCTTACCGCCGGAGCGATTCTCGCGATCAAAGGCTTGGGCGGCTATCACCTTTCCTGCGACGCGCGAAGGCCCGATGCAATTCGCAAGCTGCGCGAACGGAAGTATCGCAAGGAACGTCCCTTCGCCTTGATGGTTGCGGACCTCGAGGCTGCACGAGCTCTGGCGCAGCTATCGCCGCAGCACGAGGAGTTGCTGCACTCCGTGACGAGGCCGATCGTTTTGGCCCCGGCAAGGAGTCAGCTCAAGGGCGTCGCTCCGCAGAACCGCGAGCTCGGCATCATGCTTGCCTACACGCCGCTGCAGCATCTCCTCTTTGCCGCCGGGGCGCCGGAAGCGCTGGTGATGACCAGCGCGAACCGCTCGAGCGAGCCGATCGCCTACGTCGACGCCGAGGCGCTCGAGTCCCTCGACGGCATTGCCGACGCCTTCTTGATCGGAGAGCGCGAGATCGCGCGTCGCGTAGACGATTCGGTCGCGGGCTTCGGACCCTATGGCCCCACGGTGGTGCGCCACGCGCGCGGCTGCGCGCCCCAGGCGATTGCCCGCGTGCCGGCGCGGCGCCCGATGCTCTGCCTCGGCGCCGATCTCAAAAATGCGATCACGCTGGTCGTCGACGGCCAGGCGTTCGCGAGCCAGCACATTGGAGATCTCGAGCACTTCGGAGCGTTTACGGCGTTTAAAGAGACGGTCACCGATTTGTGCGCGATGTACGAGGTGCGCGGTAGCGACCTGCTCGTCGTGCACGACGCACACCCGCAGTACGCGTCGACGCAGTACGCGCACACGCTCGAAGGGGAGCACTGTGCCGTGCAGCATCATCGGGCTCACCTGGCGAGCGTTCTTACCGAGCGCGAAGCATTCGATACCGCGGTAACCGGAATCGCTTTCGACGGTACGGGATACGGCGATGATGGAACCATTTGGGGAGGCGAGATCTTTACCGGGAGCGTTCGCGACGGATTCGCCCGCACGATCTGGCTGCGCGAAGCGGCGCTTCCCGGCGGAGACGCCGCGGCTCGCCACCCGGTCCAGGCGGCGGCCGGATTTCTGAGCGCGATCGACGATCTCCCCGACCTCACCGCGGCGCCCTTCGACTTTCCGCAGCGGTACGCGAAGGCGCGGCGTATCGCTCGCAGCGGCGTGCGAACGTTCGTGACGACGTCGGTCGGACGGCTCTTCGATACGGTCGCCGCACTCGTCGGCTTCACGCGCGAGATTACGTTTGAAGCGCAGGCGGCGATGTGGCTCGAGCACCTCGCCTGGTCCGCGAGTAACGACGATGCGTATCCCTTCCCGTTAATCGACAATCGGCTCGATTACGCGCCGCTGCTCGCCGCGATCGTTGCCGATCGCCTGCGCGAGCGCGCACCGGCCGAGATCGCGCGAGCCTTTCACCATGCGGTTGCCGGTGCGATCGTAACCGCCGCTGCGGAGCTGAGAAAGAGCAAAATCGTCGCCTCCGGAGGCGTCTTTGCGAACGCGCTGCTCGTGGCGCTGCTTGCGGAGCGCCTGGGCGACCGGCTCTGGCTCAATCAACGGGTCCCGGCCAACGACGGCGGTATAAGCTTGGGCCAAGCGGGGCTCGCGGCGGCCTATTCCGGTGCGACCTGACCGTAGTTGAGCAGAGCAACGAGAAGAATGCCGCCGATCGCATTGCCGATAAAGGCCGGCACGAGAAAGTTGAAAAGATAAGCGGCGACTGGTACCGCTCCCCCCGCGACGCCGTAAAGTGCCTCAACCGATCCCGCGACGACATGGCTGAATCCGCCGACGCCGACGACGTACGTGATGAGCACGATTACCCAAAGCTTTTGGGTGTCGGCAACCGGGAGCAGCCAGACCATGAGGGCGATGAGCCAGCCGGCAAAGACCCCGCGCACGAGCACGCCCCAGAAACCCGGCGCCACACTCTCTCGGGCAAGCTGTTCGAACGCCGCGCCGACGTGCTGCGGAAAGATCGCCGAGTGGGCAATCAGATATCCAAAGATCGCCGCGCCAACGAGGTTAGCCACAAGTACTATTAGCCAGAGGCGAAGCACCTTGATCAGGGTCTTGCCTTTCTCTGAGCTGTCGAGCAGCGGCAGGATCGCGGTGACGGTGTTCTCTGTGAAAAGCTGCTGGCGTCCGAGCACGACGATAACAAAACCAACCGTGTAGCCGAGGTTCTCGACGAGGGCTCGCCAGGGCGCGTCGGGCAAATAGGCTCGCAGCAGGCCCGTCACGACCAAGGAGAACCCCATCGAAAGTCCGGCAGCAAGGCCGGAAAATGCAAGCGAAAGGGATGGCCGGCTGAGTTCGACGTCACCTTCGCGCCGGACGGATTCAAAAACAACTGCAGCCCGAAGTCCGGTCCGTCTCCGTACCTCGTCTTCCTCGGATCGAGTCAGCTGTACGGTCTCGCCGCGATCTGCCGATTTTGCGCGCGGCGAGCCCTTACTGCCCGGCATACCTATAGCGTACCCGTTTGTTTGAGGAGCGTATCCCACGGGAAATTTGAAGAAATGCTCCTCGAAGAAGCGACCACGCGCCCCTACGAACTCCGCGCGCAAAGCGCGAAAGTTCTCCTCGGCAGGCTCTACCGCGACGTCTCCGACCTGGTTGCCGAAGAAGTGGAACTGGCAAAGCTGGAGATCCACGAGCGCGGCGGCCGTGCGCTGCAAGCTATGCGCAGTCTGGGCATATCGCTCGCCTGCGCAATCGTTGGAATGGCCAGCCTCGCAGCCTGCGCCGTTGCAGCGCTGTCGTTCGTCGTGCCCCTCTGGCTCGCGGCGTTGATCGTTGGCGTCGGGTTTTCCGTCGCAGCGCTTGCACTCTCGGCCGCGTCGCGAAAAGCATTCGCCGCAGCCGCCGAACCGTTGCGCTCCAAGGTCGGCGAAGTAATTGGTGCGCCGCGCGGTACGGCGACCGAAGAAGAGCTGCGTTTGCGGATCGAGACGACGAGACGCCACCTCGATCAGACGCTCCGCGCTCTCGAACACAAGAGCGACTTGGTCGGGCCACTGCGCGACACCGCGCTCGGATTGGGCTCGCTCGGAATCGCCGTAAGCTCGATCGTCCGCGGCGCGAGCGAACAAACGAAACGCTGACTGAAATATCCTAGAGCGACATAGGATCAAGGGCCCAGGGACTGGGCCCTTCGATTCAATTTTCGCATCGAAGCGCGGGCGATACGGGCTCGCAGGCCTGTAGGTGCGAACCTTGGATCAGGCGATCATTCTTAGGAGATTACCGTTGAGCCTCCGCTTCCACTCTAGCTCAGCCGCGCTTTTCGCTATCGTTTTAAGCGCGTGCAGTCAAGGCAGCCCGTCATTTGAAAGCGCTATTCCGAACGCGCATCCAGGAGGACATCAGGCCTCCCCGACTTCGGGTCAACCGATCTCGCACGTCATTATCGTGATCCAAGAGAATCGCAGCTTCGACAACCTATTTGCAACCTTTCCCGGCGCCAACGGAGCGAAGAAAGGGCTGATAAAGGACGGTAAATACGTCAAGCTGCGCATGAAGGCCCTGGAAAGCAACATGGTGCTCGACAACAGCTGGCCGGCTTTTG
The sequence above is a segment of the Candidatus Cybelea sp. genome. Coding sequences within it:
- a CDS encoding SIS domain-containing protein, which codes for MLTSRQPALALERFIADRFAQRSAVGDAFFPAQAHPLAQACRGMFERFERGGRLLAFGRGAYATDAQHVSVEFVHPVIVGKRALPAADLSLAFAPWVEAVLQPEDIVMGFGPPGGDPEVRDVLARARDRGAMTFALPGENADYGVAAPSADPHIHQEMIEILCHTLYETVHVFFEHNEMGHDVGAAGFLYPFLGESSGSRDALVGEVAGSILMKARDARSLREAVLATQAGAIAAATIAVAAELRAGGKLILFGNGGSATDATDWALDCVLPEGNSPPIAAISLSLEPAILTAVANDVGVEVVFLRQLVAQARPHDVAVALSTSGGSKNIVAALEEARKRGMLTIALLGYDGGEVVRRGLADIPIVVHSDYIPRIQEVQGTIYHVIREALDLLERHAA
- the hypC gene encoding HypC/HybG/HupF family hydrogenase formation chaperone — encoded protein: MCLAIPGQIVEFSTEQAGLAKVDVAGVKRNVNVSLLQDEGVACGDWVLIHVGFAMSKIEESQAKDQLRMLSALGEDEMAMDEIRGYSFAERE
- a CDS encoding Uxx-star family glutaredoxin-like (seleno)protein, yielding MPLELYGTRACPYTAEMRSELEWEGRPFVEYDVEADAAARERLFSLVEGAVRVPVLVDEGRIVQVGWKGQGCYVTVQRS
- a CDS encoding YceI family protein, which translates into the protein METMPEELSCERFEVSSADSSLTFFATSTLFPVYGKATEIGGFVEAAWNENGTLSTHPVPRMHVELKVEGLKTGNELQDREMWKLIDSKRFPKIVAELRELSSGALPGRYNAAGQITLAGLARRYEGELLPAHDADDLRIGGEINVDVRDFGLKSMNLLVLSVEPLVRVRLRLVAKRVW
- a CDS encoding hydrogenase maturation protease; this encodes MKILVAGIGNIFFGDDGFGPEVARVLSADRFPGVRIEDYGIRGLHLAFELASGYDRAFLIDAVPRGGLPGTLYVIEPTSPAPGAPPDAHRMDLGNVFAFLRVIGAEAPPITLVGCEPSEIDEGIGLSQPVRDTLAPAAQLVRRLLSDALAAGPRGEKESRVWSEA
- the hypD gene encoding hydrogenase formation protein HypD, with protein sequence MKYVDEFRDPQLIANVSREIARLAGAGRHYRIMEVCGGHTHAIYRHGLKNLLPPNVELIHGPGCPVCVLPMGRVDDGLSIAQQRDVIMTAFGDMMRVPGTRGTPLEHKARGVDIRMVYSPLDALRIAQSTPEKHVVFFAIGFETTAPSTALTLARARALGIKNFSVFCNHVTIVPAIRAILDSPDMRLDAFVGPGHVSTVTGCRPYEFIARDYGKPVVISGFEPLDILESILMILRQLRSGEARVENQYRRIVPWEGNLPALQAIGEAFELRPYFEWRGLGFISQSALKVSSAFAAWDAEVQFEVPGIRVTDPKAAQCGEVLKGVLKPPQCKLFGKECNPEHPVGALMVSSEGACAAYYRYVHLSESVPA
- a CDS encoding phage holin family protein — its product is MLLEEATTRPYELRAQSAKVLLGRLYRDVSDLVAEEVELAKLEIHERGGRALQAMRSLGISLACAIVGMASLAACAVAALSFVVPLWLAALIVGVGFSVAALALSAASRKAFAAAAEPLRSKVGEVIGAPRGTATEEELRLRIETTRRHLDQTLRALEHKSDLVGPLRDTALGLGSLGIAVSSIVRGASEQTKR
- a CDS encoding formate/nitrite transporter family protein produces the protein MPGSKGSPRAKSADRGETVQLTRSEEDEVRRRTGLRAAVVFESVRREGDVELSRPSLSLAFSGLAAGLSMGFSLVVTGLLRAYLPDAPWRALVENLGYTVGFVIVVLGRQQLFTENTVTAILPLLDSSEKGKTLIKVLRLWLIVLVANLVGAAIFGYLIAHSAIFPQHVGAAFEQLARESVAPGFWGVLVRGVFAGWLIALMVWLLPVADTQKLWVIVLITYVVGVGGFSHVVAGSVEALYGVAGGAVPVAAYLFNFLVPAFIGNAIGGILLVALLNYGQVAPE
- the hypF gene encoding carbamoyltransferase HypF, with translation MKTSPAIAQEARRLHISGIVQGVGFRPFVYRLAHAHALHGWVLNGARGVEVHVEGPAETLARFVAAIAVQAPVAARIAGIEEEPAAVVGFPDFVIRESSKGTRPTVRVSPDLPVCSDCLREMFDPGDRRFAYPYINCTNCGPRYSIILALPYDRPLTTMRSWPMCDFCAAEYHDPGNRRFHAQPVACPQCGPAYFLQSQGHSVSRSDAISRAAELLTAGAILAIKGLGGYHLSCDARRPDAIRKLRERKYRKERPFALMVADLEAARALAQLSPQHEELLHSVTRPIVLAPARSQLKGVAPQNRELGIMLAYTPLQHLLFAAGAPEALVMTSANRSSEPIAYVDAEALESLDGIADAFLIGEREIARRVDDSVAGFGPYGPTVVRHARGCAPQAIARVPARRPMLCLGADLKNAITLVVDGQAFASQHIGDLEHFGAFTAFKETVTDLCAMYEVRGSDLLVVHDAHPQYASTQYAHTLEGEHCAVQHHRAHLASVLTEREAFDTAVTGIAFDGTGYGDDGTIWGGEIFTGSVRDGFARTIWLREAALPGGDAAARHPVQAAAGFLSAIDDLPDLTAAPFDFPQRYAKARRIARSGVRTFVTTSVGRLFDTVAALVGFTREITFEAQAAMWLEHLAWSASNDDAYPFPLIDNRLDYAPLLAAIVADRLRERAPAEIARAFHHAVAGAIVTAAAELRKSKIVASGGVFANALLVALLAERLGDRLWLNQRVPANDGGISLGQAGLAAAYSGAT
- a CDS encoding YceI family protein, which produces MQAEAEAAVRYDVSPADSSLVVLARSTLHQVRASTSALGGFVVANWSPDDTLATSPPPSMHVEFPLDSVLSGNAMQDREMLKTADARRFPKVAADLRSIELVALPARYRATGDITLAGRSRSYGGEFTIARAGESVTVEGEINLDIRDFGLKPPSLLILKVDPVLRLRLRLVARRAQ
- the hypE gene encoding hydrogenase expression/formation protein HypE, with the protein product METVERDVPRVRFNDAQIEMAHGAGGKASRRLVEGLFVPLLANPILATLSDSALSDFKGSKLATTADGYVVKPLRFPGGSIGELAVNGTVNDLAVAGAVRPLGLMASFILEAGLPGEALRAEVEAMADAAARAGVSIVGGDTKVVEHGFADGMYIATFGFGEVDARANLGPKRIREGDRVLLSGPIGDHGITILLARGELDLEADLASDTRSVAPFVEALLDAIAEDLHWMRDPTRGGVATALNELVAATELGITLFEEAIPLRDEVRGACEILGLDPLHIANEGQILAVVSADSVDGALGAMRSVAGGEHAVCIGEVRAKPARAVLAVTAYGGSRLIDMLVGDPLPRIC